From one Henriciella marina DSM 19595 genomic stretch:
- a CDS encoding SDR family NAD(P)-dependent oxidoreductase encodes MTAWLKRGNTAVITGAAGGIGLEAARRFSAAGMNVVLADVNAEALEAAKTSFPNSGGVLTRVCDVSNPAAVSALSETASAEFGPVHCLMNNAGIARMGTKPWEDIDAFKSMLDINLMGVVHGCHAFIPSMLAHGEPGAIINTASKQGITRPPGNYAYNLSKAGVLAYTESVAHALRAEEDCQLAAHLLVPGFVYTPMISRFIPQKPPFATTAEETVDFMMDRLDSGDFYIICPDNETPRNLDEKRIQWTADDIIKNRPALSRWHPDFEAAYKKFVQD; translated from the coding sequence ATGACGGCTTGGCTAAAACGTGGAAACACAGCGGTCATAACGGGCGCGGCGGGGGGTATCGGACTTGAGGCGGCGCGGCGTTTCTCGGCGGCCGGCATGAACGTTGTCCTGGCCGACGTGAATGCAGAGGCTCTCGAGGCAGCAAAGACTTCCTTCCCAAATTCAGGCGGCGTTCTGACGAGAGTCTGCGATGTGTCAAACCCTGCGGCGGTCTCTGCGCTGTCCGAAACTGCTTCAGCGGAATTCGGACCGGTCCACTGCCTGATGAACAATGCGGGTATTGCGCGAATGGGCACCAAACCCTGGGAGGATATCGATGCGTTCAAAAGCATGCTGGATATCAATCTCATGGGCGTCGTGCATGGCTGTCACGCCTTCATTCCATCAATGCTCGCGCACGGAGAGCCCGGCGCCATCATCAACACCGCGTCCAAACAGGGCATTACCCGCCCTCCTGGTAACTATGCCTACAACCTCTCCAAGGCGGGGGTGCTGGCCTACACCGAAAGCGTCGCGCACGCGCTTCGCGCTGAAGAAGACTGCCAGTTGGCCGCCCATTTGCTCGTGCCCGGCTTTGTTTATACGCCGATGATCAGCCGCTTCATCCCGCAAAAACCCCCTTTCGCCACCACAGCCGAGGAAACAGTTGATTTCATGATGGATCGTCTCGATAGCGGCGACTTCTACATTATCTGCCCGGACAATGAGACACCGCGCAACCTGGATGAAAAACGCATCCAGTGGACGGCCGACGACATCATCAAGAACCGTCCCGCTCTTTCGCGTTGGCATCCAGACTTCGAGGCAGCCTACAAAAAATTCGTGCAGGACTAG
- a CDS encoding D-2-hydroxyacid dehydrogenase yields MYDLLIHEKTFSRLEERLKPLAEQIAPHALSDSSEFGRPWGKEGSQGVIAYGNTDSFFSPAVREFAKAVYSAAPLSWFQSNAAGLDNEFLQKVGEKAEIYTVSHVQAHAIAEWVLWAAFDYFGAGAARRQKQADRDWKKIPFREVGETRWLIYGFGHIGENVGRRLKGLGAHVTGVRRSSAVSPFADHMIHPDHLSPEDVGAADAVLLCCPLTSETEDMANEAFFAAMSPGSLFLNVGRGPLVDETALLAALDKGRPGHASLDVTRQEPLPEESALWSHPGVTVTPHTASTTEGTERRNDEQFLENLSSFLRGESLRNVVDAGAFKAQASVFGS; encoded by the coding sequence GTGTACGATCTTCTGATTCATGAAAAGACATTCTCCCGGCTGGAGGAGCGTCTCAAGCCGCTGGCTGAACAAATAGCACCTCACGCACTCAGTGATAGCTCTGAATTCGGGCGGCCTTGGGGCAAGGAAGGCAGCCAGGGTGTCATTGCCTATGGCAACACGGATTCGTTTTTCAGTCCTGCGGTCCGCGAGTTTGCAAAGGCGGTCTATTCAGCCGCGCCGCTCTCATGGTTTCAGTCCAATGCCGCCGGCCTCGATAATGAGTTCCTGCAGAAGGTGGGCGAGAAGGCCGAGATCTACACTGTGAGCCATGTGCAGGCGCACGCGATTGCTGAATGGGTGCTCTGGGCGGCTTTCGACTATTTTGGCGCCGGTGCCGCCCGGCGCCAGAAGCAGGCCGACCGGGACTGGAAAAAGATACCGTTCAGGGAAGTCGGTGAGACGAGATGGCTAATCTATGGATTTGGCCATATCGGGGAAAATGTCGGACGGCGGCTGAAAGGCCTTGGGGCGCATGTGACAGGGGTGCGCCGGTCGAGCGCTGTCTCACCTTTTGCCGATCACATGATCCACCCTGACCACCTGTCGCCCGAAGACGTCGGGGCGGCCGATGCGGTGCTGCTCTGCTGTCCGCTGACATCTGAAACCGAAGATATGGCCAATGAGGCGTTCTTTGCCGCGATGTCGCCCGGCAGCCTTTTCCTCAATGTCGGACGCGGCCCACTGGTCGACGAGACAGCCCTGCTGGCGGCGCTCGACAAGGGCAGACCCGGACACGCTTCTCTGGACGTGACGCGTCAGGAGCCATTGCCAGAAGAGAGTGCGCTGTGGAGCCATCCTGGCGTGACGGTGACGCCGCACACAGCCTCGACAACCGAGGGCACGGAACGGCGCAATGACGAACAGTTCCTCGAGAACCTGTCCAGCTTTCTGAGGGGGGAGAGCTTGCGCAATGTCGTGGACGCCGGCGCGTTCAAGGCGCAGGCAAGTGTTTTCGGAAGCTGA
- a CDS encoding DUF1476 domain-containing protein: MSTFDDRERAEEAKYAHDSALNFKVMNRRNKLLGLWAADLMNLSGSEADAYAKTVVMADLEEPGDEDVFRKVRGDFDAKGVDRSDARIREHMAELLAIAREQIMKETKD, from the coding sequence ATGAGCACATTCGACGATCGCGAGCGCGCCGAGGAAGCAAAATACGCCCACGACTCCGCCCTCAATTTCAAAGTTATGAACCGCCGCAACAAGCTGCTCGGACTCTGGGCAGCCGATCTCATGAACCTTTCCGGGTCCGAAGCCGACGCGTACGCAAAAACGGTTGTCATGGCCGATCTTGAAGAGCCAGGCGACGAAGATGTCTTCCGCAAGGTCCGCGGTGATTTCGATGCCAAGGGCGTTGACCGCTCCGACGCACGCATCCGTGAGCACATGGCCGAACTCCTCGCCATCGCCCGCGAGCAGATCATGAAAGAAACGAAGGACTAG
- a CDS encoding ion transporter — protein MARATLDLETHASQLEAAIESIWFRNLVTALIIVNAIILGILTYQNRLPGTLVTALNAADRAITYIFAVEILLKLTVYRFQFFRSGWNWFDFIVVGISILPGSEAFSVLRALRVLRVLRLLHVVPMMKRITEALLKALPGMGAIVAVLALLTYVYAVMATDLYGDTDNEEVLQLFGDLPSSAFSLFQVMTMDGWRFEVVQKVIDDGHPWAWLFFMTFIFIASFAVLNLFIALVVEALAAEQKAATEELLEDIEEDVEHAGEDRDEMLKLLSSIRTEMAELRAALTQQDRPEDST, from the coding sequence ATGGCGCGCGCGACGCTGGATCTGGAAACACATGCATCCCAGCTCGAAGCGGCAATCGAGAGCATCTGGTTTCGCAATCTGGTCACCGCGCTGATCATTGTGAACGCGATCATTCTCGGCATTCTGACCTATCAGAACAGACTGCCGGGTACACTCGTAACAGCTCTCAACGCCGCCGACCGGGCGATTACTTACATATTCGCTGTCGAGATTCTTCTGAAACTCACCGTCTACAGGTTCCAGTTCTTCAGGTCGGGCTGGAACTGGTTCGATTTCATCGTGGTCGGCATTTCCATCCTGCCGGGAAGCGAGGCGTTCTCTGTGCTTCGGGCGCTGCGCGTCCTGCGGGTGCTGCGCCTCTTACATGTCGTGCCCATGATGAAGCGCATCACCGAAGCGCTTTTGAAGGCGCTGCCTGGGATGGGCGCTATCGTCGCGGTGCTCGCGCTGCTGACCTATGTCTACGCCGTCATGGCGACGGACCTGTACGGCGATACCGACAATGAAGAAGTGCTGCAGCTCTTCGGAGACCTGCCAAGCTCTGCCTTCTCGCTGTTTCAGGTGATGACGATGGATGGTTGGCGCTTCGAAGTCGTTCAAAAAGTGATCGATGACGGCCACCCCTGGGCGTGGCTTTTCTTCATGACCTTCATCTTCATCGCGAGCTTTGCCGTGCTCAACCTCTTCATTGCTCTTGTGGTCGAGGCACTTGCGGCCGAGCAGAAGGCGGCCACCGAAGAGCTGCTGGAAGACATTGAGGAGGATGTTGAACATGCCGGCGAGGACCGCGACGAGATGCTGAAACTTCTCTCCTCGATCAGGACTGAAATGGCGGAGCTGCGGGCAGCCCTCACCCAGCAGGACAGGCCGGAAGACTCCACGTAA
- a CDS encoding TIGR02301 family protein, which produces MNQKIVHVLLPALFGFALLPLQSAHGQYQPEGEYADVRSQDYLRDVVALASTLGSAHALRVLCNGRNDQYWRSYMQELLGLEAPYQGRLRSSMVDAFNSAYSVEAARRNSCDQGAISAEKVYASTGERLANALVQANLPEGVRESDQGDDD; this is translated from the coding sequence ATGAATCAGAAGATCGTACACGTCCTGCTCCCGGCCTTGTTTGGGTTTGCCTTACTGCCACTCCAGAGCGCCCATGGCCAGTATCAGCCCGAAGGGGAATACGCCGATGTGCGCAGCCAGGACTATCTTCGCGATGTCGTGGCGCTCGCATCGACGCTTGGCTCTGCCCATGCGTTACGGGTGCTCTGCAATGGCCGCAATGACCAGTACTGGCGCAGCTATATGCAAGAACTGCTCGGCCTGGAGGCCCCCTATCAGGGGCGGCTGAGATCCTCGATGGTTGACGCGTTCAACTCCGCCTACTCGGTCGAAGCGGCGCGTCGAAATTCCTGCGATCAGGGCGCTATTTCGGCGGAAAAAGTCTATGCATCGACCGGTGAGCGCCTTGCCAATGCACTGGTGCAGGCAAACCTGCCTGAAGGGGTGCGAGAGAGTGATCAGGGCGATGACGACTAG
- the purC gene encoding phosphoribosylaminoimidazolesuccinocarboxamide synthase has protein sequence MSRRRMIYEGKAKILYEGPEPGTLIQYFKDDATAFNAEKRAVLDGKGVLNNRISEFLMTRLASVGIPNHFIKRLNMREQLIKKVEIIPLEVIVRNVAAGTMSKRLGIPEGETLPRAIVEFCYKKDELGDPLVSEEHIAAFGWASQQEMDDIISLALRINDFMSGLFSAVGIRLIDFKLEFGRHFEGDLVRTILADEISPDSCRLWDYETNEKLDKDRFRRDLGGVTEAYAEVARRLGIIKESAQGGDVIDFNNGVK, from the coding sequence ATGTCGCGCAGACGCATGATATATGAGGGCAAGGCGAAGATCCTTTACGAAGGACCAGAGCCTGGAACCCTGATCCAGTACTTCAAGGATGACGCGACCGCGTTCAACGCGGAAAAGCGCGCCGTGCTGGATGGCAAGGGTGTCCTCAATAACCGCATCAGCGAATTCCTGATGACGCGGCTGGCTTCGGTCGGCATCCCCAATCACTTCATCAAGCGCCTCAACATGCGCGAACAGCTGATCAAGAAGGTGGAGATCATTCCGCTGGAAGTGATCGTTCGCAATGTGGCCGCTGGCACCATGTCGAAACGCCTCGGTATCCCGGAAGGCGAGACACTGCCGCGGGCAATCGTCGAGTTCTGCTACAAGAAGGATGAACTGGGCGATCCGCTGGTTTCAGAGGAGCATATCGCCGCCTTTGGCTGGGCCAGCCAGCAGGAGATGGACGACATCATCTCTCTTGCCCTGCGCATAAACGACTTCATGTCGGGTCTCTTCTCCGCCGTCGGCATCCGGCTCATCGACTTCAAGCTGGAGTTTGGCCGCCATTTCGAGGGCGACCTTGTGCGCACGATCCTGGCTGACGAGATCAGCCCCGATAGCTGCCGTCTCTGGGACTATGAGACCAATGAGAAGCTCGACAAGGACCGGTTCCGCCGTGACCTTGGCGGGGTGACCGAGGCCTACGCCGAAGTTGCGCGCCGTCTTGGTATCATCAAGGAAAGCGCCCAGGGCGGGGATGTCATCGACTTCAACAATGGTGTGAAGTAG
- the grxD gene encoding Grx4 family monothiol glutaredoxin, whose protein sequence is MSDDVQQAIDKAVKSNDVVVFMKGTPTFPQCGFSSVVVQVLDFLGVDYAATNVLEDQTIREGIKVYSDWPTIPQLYVKGEFVGGCDIIKEMFESGELKEFMAEKGIEMEAA, encoded by the coding sequence ATGAGCGACGACGTCCAGCAAGCCATCGACAAGGCCGTGAAGAGCAATGACGTTGTGGTCTTCATGAAAGGCACGCCAACCTTCCCGCAGTGCGGTTTCTCCTCCGTCGTTGTGCAGGTGCTCGACTTTCTCGGCGTTGATTATGCCGCGACCAATGTCCTGGAAGATCAGACCATCCGCGAAGGTATCAAGGTCTATTCCGACTGGCCAACGATCCCGCAGCTCTACGTCAAAGGCGAATTCGTCGGCGGCTGCGACATCATCAAGGAAATGTTCGAAAGCGGTGAACTCAAAGAGTTCATGGCCGAAAAAGGCATCGAGATGGAAGCGGCCTGA
- a CDS encoding alpha/beta fold hydrolase, whose translation MMIKAVLFALGALAVSTTATAENWAAQAEPHTVQLENFEFGTGEIMPVTMSYYTLGTPERDADGKITNAVMLLHGTGGSGTSLLRPLFGDELFGPGQPLDLADTYIISPDNLGHGDSSKPSDGMRLDFPRYDYDDMVRAQYRMLTEHADVESLDMIIGTSMGCMHSFVWGPEYPDFVERFVPLACNAIEIAGRNRMFRQMIIDGFEDDPDYDRGNYEDAADLETGQLVYANTLILAGGNPYRLQAEAPTRDASIEALHASQEALKARAVDPNDTIYQFDASRTYNPAPRLSEIEVPVLWINSTDDFINPPGLGDPEALAAQMPKARFVLIPASEETRGHGTHTAAAIWKDELIAFLEAHPE comes from the coding sequence ATGATGATCAAAGCCGTTCTGTTCGCGCTCGGAGCGCTCGCCGTTTCGACCACCGCGACCGCCGAAAACTGGGCCGCGCAGGCCGAACCGCACACCGTCCAACTCGAAAACTTTGAGTTTGGCACGGGCGAAATCATGCCAGTCACCATGAGTTATTACACGCTCGGCACACCGGAGAGAGATGCTGATGGCAAGATCACCAATGCGGTGATGCTTCTCCACGGCACCGGCGGCAGCGGCACATCCCTGCTGCGCCCACTATTCGGTGATGAACTGTTCGGGCCCGGCCAGCCACTGGACCTCGCAGATACCTACATCATCTCGCCCGACAATCTCGGTCATGGTGACAGCTCCAAGCCGAGCGACGGCATGCGGCTCGATTTCCCACGCTATGACTATGACGATATGGTGCGCGCCCAGTACCGTATGCTCACCGAACACGCAGATGTCGAAAGTCTCGACATGATTATCGGCACCTCCATGGGCTGCATGCACAGCTTCGTCTGGGGACCAGAGTATCCGGACTTCGTTGAACGTTTCGTCCCGCTCGCCTGCAACGCGATAGAGATCGCGGGCCGCAACCGCATGTTCCGCCAGATGATAATCGACGGCTTCGAGGACGACCCTGACTATGACAGGGGCAACTATGAGGACGCAGCGGATCTGGAAACGGGCCAGCTTGTCTATGCGAACACGCTGATTCTGGCCGGCGGAAATCCGTATCGCCTCCAGGCTGAAGCACCGACGCGTGACGCCTCGATTGAAGCGCTGCATGCATCTCAGGAAGCCCTGAAGGCCCGCGCTGTCGATCCAAACGACACGATCTACCAGTTCGATGCGTCGCGGACATACAACCCTGCGCCGCGTCTCTCTGAAATTGAGGTGCCCGTGCTCTGGATCAATTCAACCGACGACTTCATCAACCCGCCGGGCCTCGGCGATCCCGAAGCGCTCGCCGCGCAGATGCCGAAAGCCCGCTTCGTCCTCATCCCCGCCAGCGAAGAAACCCGCGGACACGGCACACATACGGCAGCGGCCATCTGGAAAGATGAGCTGATCGCATTTCTGGAGGCGCACCCGGAATAG
- a CDS encoding EthD domain-containing protein — protein MIKLTFCLHRLPHLSRDEFQTYWRENHAPLVAKHAKTLGIARYVQTHALTHDFNGVMRGSRDAPDMYDGIAEIFFESWEALFAAGENEGNAEAGAALLEDERKFIDLPRSPLWFNEEHVIVG, from the coding sequence ATGATCAAGCTCACATTCTGTCTGCACAGACTGCCGCATCTGTCGCGAGACGAGTTCCAGACATACTGGCGCGAGAACCATGCGCCGCTGGTTGCAAAGCACGCAAAGACGCTTGGTATTGCGCGCTATGTCCAGACGCACGCGCTGACGCATGATTTCAATGGGGTGATGCGTGGCAGCCGGGACGCACCGGACATGTATGATGGCATCGCCGAAATCTTCTTCGAGAGTTGGGAGGCTCTGTTCGCGGCGGGCGAGAACGAAGGAAACGCAGAAGCTGGCGCGGCCCTGCTTGAGGATGAGCGCAAGTTTATCGACTTGCCGCGCTCACCTCTGTGGTTCAATGAAGAGCATGTGATCGTTGGCTAG
- a CDS encoding molecular chaperone DjiA yields MSLWQMLIDGGKRLFDPDSTEEPSGAEQGCAPDPNDVGFTAAVIGLSAKMAAADGRVSDAEVMMFSRIFRAAPEDAAQVRRVFSIAKQTVRGYEAYARKIGRKYSARPCLLEGVLDGLFMIAGADGVVTDDELQYLRTVADSFGFDESTFRRIRASHLGPDRHDPYHILGVSHDAAFDDIKRAYRRLMADNHPDRLVGNGAPREFELAAHDKAAAITGAYARIRAERGLIAAN; encoded by the coding sequence ATGAGCCTTTGGCAGATGCTCATCGATGGCGGAAAGCGCCTCTTTGACCCCGACTCGACCGAAGAGCCGTCCGGGGCTGAGCAGGGCTGCGCGCCTGATCCGAACGATGTGGGCTTCACAGCCGCTGTCATCGGTCTCAGCGCAAAGATGGCGGCAGCCGATGGCCGGGTCAGCGACGCGGAAGTCATGATGTTTTCGCGCATCTTCCGGGCAGCGCCCGAAGATGCCGCCCAGGTCCGCCGCGTCTTCAGCATCGCCAAGCAGACCGTCCGCGGCTACGAAGCCTATGCCCGCAAGATCGGCCGAAAGTACAGCGCCAGGCCCTGCCTGCTTGAAGGTGTCCTGGACGGGCTCTTCATGATCGCAGGCGCTGACGGCGTCGTGACAGACGATGAGCTGCAATATCTGCGCACCGTTGCCGACAGTTTTGGTTTTGACGAGAGCACCTTCCGGCGCATCCGGGCAAGCCATCTCGGGCCCGATCGCCACGACCCCTATCATATTCTTGGCGTCTCCCATGACGCTGCGTTTGACGATATAAAGCGCGCCTATCGCCGCCTCATGGCGGACAATCATCCGGATCGGCTTGTCGGCAATGGGGCGCCGCGCGAGTTTGAACTTGCCGCCCATGACAAGGCTGCCGCGATCACCGGCGCCTATGCACGCATCCGTGCAGAACGGGGTCTGATTGCGGCAAATTAG
- a CDS encoding NADP-dependent isocitrate dehydrogenase: MAKIKVKNPVVELDGDEMTRIIWQMIKDRLIHPYLDIDLKYYDLGIESRDATDDQITIDSAEAIKKYGVGVKCATITPDEARVEEFGLKKMWRSPNGTIRNILGGVVFREPIVISNVPRLVPGWTQPIVIGRHAFGDQYRATDFLVPGAGKLTMKWEASDGSDSKEYEVMDFPEAGIAMGMYNFDDSIRDFARASFNFGLTRKWPVYLSTKNTILKAYDGRFKDLFQEVFDAEFADAFKEFGGTYEHRLIDDMVAAAMKWSGGYVWACKNYDGDVQSDTVAQGFGSLGLMTSVLMSPDGKTVEAEAAHGTVTRHYRNHQKGEATSTNSIASIYAWTRGLAHRGRLDNTPEVTKFAEDLEQVVIETVESGKMTKDLALLIGPDQDWLTTEGFLEAVAENLEKKMA, encoded by the coding sequence ATGGCAAAGATCAAGGTCAAAAATCCGGTCGTCGAGCTCGATGGCGATGAGATGACCCGCATCATCTGGCAGATGATCAAGGACCGCCTCATTCACCCCTACCTCGATATCGACCTGAAATACTATGATCTCGGTATTGAGAGCCGTGATGCAACCGATGACCAGATCACCATCGATTCTGCAGAAGCGATCAAGAAATACGGCGTCGGCGTCAAATGTGCGACGATCACGCCAGACGAAGCGCGCGTTGAGGAATTTGGCCTCAAGAAAATGTGGCGTAGCCCGAACGGCACAATCCGTAACATCCTCGGCGGGGTTGTCTTCCGTGAGCCGATCGTGATCTCGAACGTGCCGCGTCTGGTGCCGGGCTGGACCCAGCCTATCGTCATCGGTCGTCACGCATTCGGCGACCAGTACCGCGCCACCGACTTCCTCGTTCCGGGCGCCGGCAAGCTGACCATGAAATGGGAAGCGTCGGACGGGTCCGACTCCAAGGAATACGAAGTCATGGACTTCCCGGAAGCCGGCATCGCGATGGGCATGTACAATTTCGATGATTCCATCCGTGACTTTGCCCGAGCCTCGTTCAATTTCGGTCTGACCCGCAAATGGCCGGTCTACCTCTCGACCAAGAACACGATCCTGAAAGCCTATGACGGCCGCTTCAAGGACCTGTTCCAGGAAGTGTTCGACGCTGAATTTGCTGACGCCTTCAAGGAATTCGGCGGCACCTATGAGCACCGCCTGATCGATGACATGGTCGCAGCGGCCATGAAATGGTCCGGCGGCTATGTCTGGGCCTGTAAAAACTATGATGGCGACGTCCAGTCGGACACGGTTGCCCAAGGCTTCGGTTCGCTCGGCCTGATGACCTCGGTCCTCATGTCGCCAGACGGCAAGACGGTTGAAGCAGAGGCTGCCCACGGCACCGTGACCCGTCACTACCGCAACCACCAGAAGGGCGAAGCGACCTCGACCAACTCGATCGCGTCGATCTATGCCTGGACACGTGGCCTCGCGCACCGTGGCCGTCTCGATAACACGCCGGAAGTGACCAAGTTCGCCGAAGACCTCGAGCAGGTCGTCATCGAAACGGTCGAAAGCGGCAAGATGACCAAGGACCTCGCGCTTCTCATCGGCCCGGATCAGGACTGGCTGACGACCGAAGGCTTCCTCGAAGCCGTCGCCGAGAACCTCGAAAAGAAAATGGCGTAA
- the purS gene encoding phosphoribosylformylglycinamidine synthase subunit PurS — protein MKAIVHVGLKPGVLDPQGKAVADTLGRMGYDEVQGARIGKVIELDLDGVEAGKADARVKEMCEKLLANTVIESYRYELVE, from the coding sequence ATGAAAGCCATTGTCCATGTCGGCCTGAAACCCGGCGTTCTCGATCCGCAGGGCAAGGCGGTTGCTGATACGCTTGGCCGTATGGGCTATGATGAAGTGCAGGGCGCGCGTATCGGCAAAGTGATCGAGCTGGACCTCGACGGCGTTGAAGCCGGCAAGGCCGATGCCCGCGTCAAGGAAATGTGCGAGAAGCTGCTCGCCAATACGGTCATCGAATCCTATCGATACGAACTGGTCGAATAG
- a CDS encoding RNA methyltransferase, which translates to MTKDPVIILAEPQLGENIGATARAMLNFGLTELRIAAPRDGWPNPAAEPLSAGAFEAGVSVTTYDSVEAACADLGYLVAATARPRGMEKPVTNASGAVDLIAQQASSVGVMFGNEAQGLSNDHVALCDAIMTYPVNKAFASLNLSQAVIVFAHAWGEAAGQEGRFEGAQAGVSDVASREALFGMFEHFEYELERAGYFHPPDKTPLMTRNLRNAFIRGQWTTQEVRTFRGAVKALAIGRGKARIKRDD; encoded by the coding sequence ATGACGAAGGACCCTGTTATCATTCTGGCTGAGCCGCAGCTCGGAGAGAATATCGGCGCGACGGCGCGTGCCATGCTGAATTTCGGCCTGACCGAACTGCGCATTGCCGCGCCGCGAGATGGCTGGCCCAATCCGGCGGCAGAGCCTCTGTCGGCGGGCGCGTTTGAGGCGGGGGTTTCTGTCACCACTTATGACAGCGTGGAAGCCGCCTGCGCCGACCTGGGCTATCTGGTTGCCGCGACGGCCCGCCCGCGCGGCATGGAAAAACCGGTCACCAACGCAAGCGGCGCGGTGGATCTTATCGCGCAGCAGGCCTCTTCGGTTGGTGTAATGTTCGGCAATGAGGCCCAGGGCCTGTCCAATGATCATGTGGCGCTTTGCGATGCGATCATGACCTATCCGGTCAACAAGGCGTTCGCCTCCCTCAACCTCTCACAGGCCGTCATCGTTTTTGCGCATGCCTGGGGCGAAGCAGCCGGGCAAGAGGGACGGTTCGAGGGCGCACAGGCTGGCGTGAGCGACGTGGCGAGCAGAGAAGCCCTCTTCGGCATGTTTGAGCATTTCGAGTACGAATTAGAGCGCGCTGGCTATTTCCATCCGCCAGACAAGACCCCGCTCATGACGCGGAATTTGCGGAACGCATTCATCAGAGGGCAGTGGACCACCCAGGAGGTCCGCACCTTTCGCGGCGCGGTAAAGGCGCTGGCAATTGGCCGCGGCAAGGCGCGCATCAAGCGGGACGACTAG
- a CDS encoding sulfotransferase family protein encodes MALKIIGAGFGRTGTLSMKAALEKLGYAKCHHMMEVFPSDFQLDSWHAIGKGETPDWDAVFYGFQASVDFPSSAYWRELSQHYPDAKVILTTRSFDSWYESVRETIYPVSAGIPRWMTLIPKVRKIKEMTRNAIWERVFDGRFEDKEHARKVFEQHEADVKATIPADRLLVFHPKEGWEPLCTFLGEPVPDKPFPNVNDRADFRKRVAAFTWLNRAPWILGALVAAGVIAAALAFQ; translated from the coding sequence ATGGCACTCAAGATCATCGGCGCGGGGTTTGGCCGTACCGGCACGCTTTCCATGAAAGCCGCGCTCGAAAAACTCGGCTACGCCAAATGCCATCACATGATGGAAGTCTTTCCGAGCGATTTTCAGCTCGATAGCTGGCACGCCATCGGCAAAGGCGAAACGCCCGACTGGGATGCGGTGTTTTACGGCTTTCAGGCCAGCGTGGATTTTCCCTCTTCGGCCTACTGGCGTGAGCTTTCTCAGCACTATCCGGATGCGAAAGTCATACTGACGACGCGCAGTTTCGATAGCTGGTATGAAAGCGTGCGCGAAACGATCTATCCCGTTTCGGCGGGCATTCCCCGCTGGATGACGCTCATTCCCAAGGTCCGCAAGATCAAGGAAATGACCCGCAATGCGATCTGGGAACGCGTCTTCGACGGCCGTTTCGAGGACAAGGAACACGCCAGAAAAGTCTTCGAGCAGCATGAAGCCGATGTGAAGGCGACGATCCCGGCTGACCGGTTGCTGGTCTTCCATCCAAAAGAGGGGTGGGAACCGCTCTGCACGTTTCTCGGAGAGCCGGTGCCAGACAAGCCCTTCCCGAATGTGAATGACCGGGCCGATTTCAGAAAGCGGGTGGCTGCCTTCACCTGGCTGAACCGCGCGCCGTGGATTCTCGGCGCGCTTGTCGCTGCAGGGGTGATTGCCGCAGCGCTCGCGTTTCAATAG